From the genome of Mugil cephalus isolate CIBA_MC_2020 chromosome 2, CIBA_Mcephalus_1.1, whole genome shotgun sequence, one region includes:
- the trappc5 gene encoding trafficking protein particle complex subunit 5 isoform X1: MLYLAIMETRFTRGKSAILERPLSRPKTEVSVSAFALLFSEMVQYCQSRVYSVTELQARLSEMGQRVGASLLDVLVLREKNGKRETKVLNILLFIKVSVWRSLFGKEADKLEQANDDDKTYYIIEKEPVVNTYISVPKENSTLNCAAFTGGIVEAILTHSGFPAKVTVHWHKGTTLMIKFSDEVIARDKALEGR, encoded by the exons atgCTCTAC CTAGCAATAATGGAGACTCGCTTCACCAGAGGCAAGTCTGCTATTTTGGAGCGGCCCCTGAGCCGACCTAAGACTGAGGTGAGTGTGAGCGCCTTCGCCCTGCTGTTCTCGGAGATGGTGCAGTACTGCCAGAGCCGGGTGTACTCTGTGACCGAGCTGCAGGCGCGTCTGTCTGAGATGGGGCAGCGGGTGGGAGCCAGCCTGCTCGACGTCCTGGTGCTGAGGGAGAAAAATGGCAAGAGGGAAACCAAAGTACTGAACATACTGCTCTTCATCAAG GTATCTGTGTGGAGATCATTGTTTGGAAAGGAGGCGGACAAGCTGGAGCAGGCCAACGACGATGACAAAACATACTACATCATTGAGAAAGAGCCTGTGGTCAATACCTACATCTCTGTTCCTAAGGAGAACAGCACCTTGAACTGTGCAGCCTTCACTGGAGGAATCGTAGAGGCCATCCTCACACACAGTGGCTTCCCCGCCAAGGTCACCGTCCACTGGCACAAGGGCACCACGCTCATGATCAAGTTCAGTGATGAAGTGATCGCCAGGGACAAGGCGCTGGAAGGCAGATAG
- the trappc5 gene encoding trafficking protein particle complex subunit 5 isoform X2, translated as METRFTRGKSAILERPLSRPKTEVSVSAFALLFSEMVQYCQSRVYSVTELQARLSEMGQRVGASLLDVLVLREKNGKRETKVLNILLFIKVSVWRSLFGKEADKLEQANDDDKTYYIIEKEPVVNTYISVPKENSTLNCAAFTGGIVEAILTHSGFPAKVTVHWHKGTTLMIKFSDEVIARDKALEGR; from the exons ATGGAGACTCGCTTCACCAGAGGCAAGTCTGCTATTTTGGAGCGGCCCCTGAGCCGACCTAAGACTGAGGTGAGTGTGAGCGCCTTCGCCCTGCTGTTCTCGGAGATGGTGCAGTACTGCCAGAGCCGGGTGTACTCTGTGACCGAGCTGCAGGCGCGTCTGTCTGAGATGGGGCAGCGGGTGGGAGCCAGCCTGCTCGACGTCCTGGTGCTGAGGGAGAAAAATGGCAAGAGGGAAACCAAAGTACTGAACATACTGCTCTTCATCAAG GTATCTGTGTGGAGATCATTGTTTGGAAAGGAGGCGGACAAGCTGGAGCAGGCCAACGACGATGACAAAACATACTACATCATTGAGAAAGAGCCTGTGGTCAATACCTACATCTCTGTTCCTAAGGAGAACAGCACCTTGAACTGTGCAGCCTTCACTGGAGGAATCGTAGAGGCCATCCTCACACACAGTGGCTTCCCCGCCAAGGTCACCGTCCACTGGCACAAGGGCACCACGCTCATGATCAAGTTCAGTGATGAAGTGATCGCCAGGGACAAGGCGCTGGAAGGCAGATAG
- the mcoln1a gene encoding mucolipin-1a — MAATERRHSSERESLSSSVTHYGSTDSSGEHDVKRNSHDNNCNNHRFPSVTAGHWVGVDEEEEAIRRKLKYFFMSPCDKYHAKGRKPYKLILQLLKIFIVTTQLVLFGLSNQVVVTFKEENTMTFKHLFLKDYDESSDNSYAVYTQQDVYDHIFYAVEQYLALPETTVGRYAYVYDVGGNSSALSLCQQYYKKGSIDPANDTFSIDPRIITDCVGVNPQSVPPTPITSSYKNFTLKFHKLINVTIEFQLKAINIQTIINNEIPDCYTFHITIVLDNKAHSGMVKIRLENQASIKECKDPSVSGHAESYTRLAFDVVVAMVCLLSLVLCGRSIMRGIILQQEFVQFFRETLDRKVCWSDRLEFINGWYILLIISDILTITGSIIKIGIESKTMSSYDVCGILLGTSTLLVWVGVIRYLTFFQKYNILIVTLRAAFPNVIRFCCCVAVIYLGYCFCGWIVLGPYHVKFRSLSMVSECLFSLINGDDMYVTFSELQESSTLVWLFSQIYLYTFISLFIYMVLSLFIALITGAYETIKHQTQEPIHITDLHAFIAECTDAPNSGKFRGLETSPCSFFCCCDRTTTYEDVLLVN; from the exons ATGGCTGCGACGGAACGCCGGCACTCCTCAG agcGAGAAAGCCTGTCCTCCTCAGTGACCCACTACGGCTCCACAGACAGCAGCGGCGAACACGACGTCAAGAGGAACAGTCATGACAACAATTGCAACAACCACAGATTTCCCTCTGTGACAGCAGGTCACTGGGTCGGGGtcgatgaggaagaggaggccattCGCAGGAAGCTGAAATACTTCTTCATGAGCCCATGTGATAAATATCACGCCAAGGGCCGCAAGCCTTATAAGCTTATACTGCAGCTGCTCAAGATATTTATTGTCACCACTCAG TTAGTGCTGTTTGGCCTCAGCAACCAGGTGGTGGTGACTTTCAAGGAGGAGAACACCATGACATTTAAACACCTCTTCCTGAAAGACTACGATGAGTCCTCAGATAATTCCTATGCTGTTTACACACAGCAGGACGTCTACGACCACATCTTCTATGCTGTTGAGCAG TATTTGGCCTTACCTGAGACCACAGTGGGACGTTACGCATATGTCTACGATGTTGGTGGGAACAGCAgcgctctctccctctgccaaCAGTACTACAAGAAGGGAAGCATCGATCCAGCCAACGATACCTTCAGTATAGACCCTCGCATCATCACAG ATTGCGTAGGTGTGAACCCTCAGTCCGTTCCCCCAACTCCGATCACCAGCAGCTACAAGAACTTTACTCTCAAGTTCCACAA GCTGATTAATGTGACCATAGAGTTCCAGCTGAAGGCGATCAATATACAGACCATCATCAACAATGAGATCCCAGACTGCTACACTTTTCACATAACA ATCGTTCTGGACAACAAGGCTCACAGTGGTATGGTGAAAATCCGGTTAGAAAACCAGGCATCAATAAAGGAGTGTAAGGACCCCAGCGTCTCTGGACACG CTGAGAGCTACACACGTTTAGCATTTGATGTCGTCGTGGCTATGGTGTGTTTGCTGTCGCTTGTGCTGTGTGGGCGCTCCATAATGCGAGGCATCATACTGCAACAG GAGTTTGTGCAGTTCTTCAGGGAGACTCTGGACCGTAAAGTGTGCTGGTCTGACCGGCTAGAGTTTATTAATGGCTGGTACATTCTCCTCATCATCAGCGACATCCTCACCATCACTGGCAGCATCATCAAAATCGGCATTGAGTCCAAG ACCATGTCCTCCTATGACGTCTGTGGCATCCTGTTAGGGACCTCCACTCTCCTGGTGTGGGTGGGAGTCATTCGCTACCTCACATTCTTCCAGAAGTACAAT ATCCTCATCGTCACGCTCCGAGCAGCTTTCCCCAATGTGATTcggttctgctgctgtgtggcCGTCATCTATCTGGGCTACTGCTTCTGTGGCTGGATCGTCCTGGGACCATACCACGTCAAG TTCCGTTCTCTGTCCATGGTGTCAGAGTGCCTCTTCTCACTCATTAACGGGGATGACATGTACGTGACGTTCTCAGAGTTGCAGGAGAGCAGTACTCTGGTGTGGCTGTTCAGCCAAATTTACCTTTACACGTTCATCTCCCTCTTCATCTACATGGTGCTGTCTCTGTTTATCGCTCTCATCACTGGAGCTTATGAGACCATCAAG CACCAAACTCAGGAACCCATCCACATTACGGACCTGCACGCCTTCATAGCAGAGTGTACAGATGCACCAAATTCTGGGAAGTTCAGGGGTCTGGAGACGTCGCCTTgctccttcttctgctgctgtgataG AACAACAACATATGAAGATGTCCTGCTGGTGAACTGA